A DNA window from Candidatus Nanopelagicales bacterium contains the following coding sequences:
- a CDS encoding penicillin acylase family protein, which produces MRPAAPSTSAAAMYFNAFHSQLVQRVFTDELGAGKAVSFNAGDRIWEVIRVLWREPNNVWWDDVATAQKEDRNQTVTASLQAAADQVDAASRGHVGLEQLHLGERDRQQRRARSSTTEPHVPNQALG; this is translated from the coding sequence TTGAGACCCGCCGCGCCCTCCACGTCCGCGGCGGCCATGTACTTCAATGCGTTCCACTCGCAGCTGGTACAGCGCGTGTTCACCGATGAGCTCGGAGCGGGGAAGGCGGTGTCATTCAATGCGGGAGACCGAATCTGGGAGGTCATCCGCGTTCTGTGGAGGGAGCCGAACAACGTTTGGTGGGACGACGTCGCCACTGCCCAGAAGGAAGACCGCAATCAGACCGTCACCGCCTCACTGCAGGCGGCAGCCGACCAGGTGGATGCGGCAAGTCGTGGACATGTCGGACTTGAACAACTCCACCTGGGTGAACGTGACCGGCAACAGCGGCGAGCGCGTTCCTCAACTACCGAACCTCACGTGCCGAATCAAGCCTTGGGCTGA
- a CDS encoding site-specific integrase: MRDHRRKDGQPLAASTVRGVYVAAVRALDLAADEGLTEGNPLRQVDRPTVTKATVPVTSADDADALLAACQGRRVEHLAVFVAFTGVRIGEALALRWSDVDLSAGTATIRRGSPDRDATKSGRVRTITCIPEVVDALRAQTTAAAQRCGGPRSELGQPRWSGVHLDHRPGAGPTQRHP; this comes from the coding sequence GTGCGCGATCACCGTCGCAAGGACGGCCAGCCGCTCGCCGCCTCGACGGTGCGCGGCGTCTACGTCGCGGCCGTACGTGCCCTCGACCTGGCCGCCGATGAAGGTCTGACCGAGGGCAACCCGCTTCGCCAGGTCGACCGGCCCACGGTCACGAAAGCGACGGTGCCGGTCACCTCGGCCGACGACGCTGATGCCCTGCTCGCGGCCTGTCAGGGACGACGCGTTGAGCACCTGGCGGTGTTCGTGGCGTTCACCGGGGTTCGCATCGGTGAGGCTCTGGCGTTGCGGTGGTCCGATGTGGACCTGTCCGCCGGGACGGCCACGATCCGCCGCGGATCACCGGACCGCGATGCCACGAAGTCCGGCCGGGTGCGGACCATCACCTGCATCCCCGAGGTGGTGGACGCGCTCCGTGCACAGACGACAGCGGCAGCGCAGCGATGCGGCGGACCTCGGTCCGAGCTGGGCCAACCCCGATGGTCTGGTGTTCACCTCGATCACCGGCCGGGCGCTGGACCGACGCAACGTCACCCATGA
- a CDS encoding dienelactone hydrolase family protein, with protein sequence MAPIPFTADVVFSLNSAQSNYWIYAPSAYDPSHAKPITLFVWMHGCGGQGRWDIYQVSPGESQNFISIALGGREGACWDVNSDTALVLAAIADVKTHFNINPHRVVLGGYSSGGNLAYRTAFYNADTIAGVLAENTAPFTGTGSSQSASMSAAAWRFPIVHLAHTQDAAYPISRVRDEMNALTTAGFPVTLMERPGGHWVDDTADTGTNHDLRTLLLPHLDADWRSP encoded by the coding sequence GTGGCGCCAATTCCCTTCACGGCGGACGTCGTATTCAGCCTCAACAGTGCGCAGAGCAACTACTGGATCTATGCTCCGTCCGCGTATGACCCCTCGCATGCCAAGCCGATCACACTCTTCGTGTGGATGCACGGTTGTGGTGGGCAGGGCCGGTGGGACATCTACCAAGTGTCACCGGGAGAGTCGCAGAACTTCATTTCGATCGCTTTGGGTGGCCGCGAAGGCGCATGTTGGGACGTGAACAGCGATACGGCGTTGGTGTTGGCCGCCATCGCCGACGTCAAGACACACTTCAATATCAACCCCCACCGGGTGGTCCTGGGAGGGTACTCGTCAGGCGGGAATCTCGCTTATCGGACCGCGTTCTACAACGCAGACACGATCGCTGGAGTCCTCGCGGAGAACACCGCGCCCTTCACCGGTACGGGTTCCAGCCAGTCCGCGTCCATGTCCGCTGCCGCATGGAGGTTCCCAATCGTGCATCTCGCGCACACCCAGGACGCTGCGTATCCGATCAGTCGTGTTCGCGACGAAATGAACGCCCTTACGACCGCCGGCTTTCCGGTCACGCTGATGGAGAGGCCCGGGGGGCACTGGGTGGACGACACTGCAGACACCGGCACAAACCACGACCTCCGCACTCTCCTCCTGCCGCACCTCGATGCCGACTGGCGCTCGCCCTGA
- a CDS encoding cysteine peptidase family C39 domain-containing protein produces the protein MQLAPTESGAACLAILLAHFGRWVSLEEARDACGVSRDGSSTQSVAQAAESFGLQTEVIRAEPQDLATREMPVVLHWRFKQFVVLEGRSKKGWLLNDPAVGHRVCPDDEFDEAFTGTVLAATPGPQFEPGGSPPRTLQRLGAHLTGSRDGVALMALVGVILIVPAILVPGLARVFVDAITGSSAAGTSQILGALVLAAILQAVLVGLQGSIGVRLANKVSVLLSAAMMDRLLRIPMQFYDLRGPSTLNQRAAQPNIVATTVSSLFSTLVIAVLSSTTAAVVLLLAYWPAGLVALFCLGFIIVFRRSARGHRRTLAQRSVRGQNDVAVITATALGQIEVIKASGAEDAIVSKWARAHDRMLAATQELGEKTSVLLFLPRVITTVAGIAVTFTALYGVSIGALSLGGLVAVQTLNGLVLGSIPSAVTQLEQAENLTGQLDQIDDVLNTKPDPRLVTSSDWTESNYPAVNGELMLRRVSFGYNPSEPPLIADLDLHLTPGKRIALVGPSGCGKSTVSRLVVGWYRPWSGDVLIDGRPRDEWPEPVLTSYMAIVEQDPSIFSGTIKDNISMWNETIPEADLITAAKDACLHDDIVKRPGAYESVLAEQGDDLSGGQRQRLEIARALARNPSLIVLDEATSALDAATEASVDAAIRRRGAAVLVIAHRLSTIRDCDEIIVLDRGKVVERGTHEELLALTGAYAELVRA, from the coding sequence ATGCAGTTGGCACCCACGGAGAGTGGAGCCGCCTGTCTGGCCATTCTGCTCGCGCACTTCGGCCGTTGGGTGTCTCTGGAGGAGGCACGTGATGCCTGCGGCGTCAGCCGAGACGGCAGCAGCACCCAGTCCGTGGCCCAGGCGGCGGAGTCATTCGGGCTTCAGACTGAGGTGATACGCGCGGAGCCGCAGGATCTGGCCACGAGGGAAATGCCGGTCGTCCTGCATTGGCGGTTCAAACAGTTCGTGGTTCTCGAGGGTCGATCCAAGAAGGGCTGGCTGCTCAATGACCCCGCCGTCGGCCACCGGGTCTGCCCGGACGACGAATTCGACGAGGCCTTCACAGGTACCGTGCTCGCCGCCACCCCCGGACCGCAGTTCGAACCAGGAGGAAGTCCGCCGCGAACCCTGCAGCGGCTCGGCGCGCACCTGACCGGTTCCCGCGATGGTGTCGCCTTGATGGCACTCGTCGGCGTCATTCTCATTGTTCCGGCGATCCTGGTCCCCGGGTTGGCGCGAGTGTTCGTCGATGCCATCACCGGTTCGTCGGCCGCCGGAACGTCGCAGATCCTGGGGGCCTTGGTGTTGGCCGCGATCCTGCAGGCGGTCCTGGTCGGGTTGCAGGGCAGCATCGGTGTACGTCTGGCCAACAAGGTCTCGGTCCTGCTCAGCGCGGCCATGATGGACCGGCTGCTGCGCATCCCGATGCAGTTCTACGACCTGCGGGGACCCAGCACGCTCAACCAGCGCGCCGCCCAGCCGAACATCGTCGCCACGACCGTTTCGTCCTTGTTCTCCACGCTCGTGATAGCGGTGCTGAGCAGCACCACAGCAGCCGTCGTCCTGCTCTTGGCGTACTGGCCCGCCGGACTGGTCGCTCTGTTCTGCCTGGGCTTCATCATCGTGTTCCGGCGCTCCGCGCGAGGGCACCGAAGGACCCTGGCCCAGCGCAGCGTGCGCGGCCAGAACGATGTCGCGGTCATCACGGCGACCGCTCTCGGCCAGATCGAGGTCATCAAGGCCAGTGGTGCCGAGGACGCCATCGTGTCGAAATGGGCGCGAGCACACGACCGCATGCTTGCCGCCACGCAGGAACTGGGGGAGAAGACATCGGTTCTCCTGTTCTTGCCCCGTGTGATCACGACTGTCGCCGGCATCGCCGTCACCTTCACAGCGCTGTACGGCGTCAGTATCGGGGCGCTGTCGCTCGGTGGTCTGGTTGCCGTGCAAACGCTCAACGGATTGGTCCTCGGGTCGATCCCTTCCGCTGTCACTCAGTTGGAGCAGGCAGAGAACCTCACGGGTCAACTCGATCAGATCGACGACGTCCTCAACACCAAGCCCGACCCGCGACTGGTCACATCGTCGGATTGGACGGAGTCGAACTACCCAGCGGTCAACGGTGAGCTGATGCTGCGCCGGGTTTCCTTCGGCTACAACCCCAGCGAACCGCCACTCATCGCCGACCTCGACTTACACCTGACTCCTGGCAAACGGATCGCCCTGGTCGGCCCGAGCGGCTGCGGCAAGTCGACGGTGAGTCGTCTCGTGGTCGGCTGGTACCGGCCCTGGTCGGGGGACGTGCTGATCGACGGGAGACCCCGCGACGAGTGGCCGGAACCCGTGCTGACGAGTTACATGGCGATCGTCGAACAGGACCCGTCGATCTTCTCCGGCACCATCAAAGACAACATCTCGATGTGGAACGAGACGATCCCCGAGGCCGATCTCATCACCGCAGCCAAGGACGCCTGTCTGCACGACGACATCGTCAAGCGGCCCGGCGCCTACGAGTCGGTGCTCGCGGAGCAAGGAGATGACCTGTCCGGTGGGCAGCGGCAACGGTTGGAGATCGCCCGGGCTCTCGCCCGCAACCCTTCCCTGATCGTGCTGGACGAGGCCACATCGGCCCTCGACGCCGCCACGGAGGCGTCGGTGGATGCCGCGATCCGGAGACGGGGAGCAGCGGTGCTCGTCATCGCTCACCGGCTGTCGACCATCCGGGACTGCGACGAGATCATCGTGTTGGACCGGGGCAAGGTCGTCGAACGCGGAACCCATGAGGAGTTGCTGGCCCTGACCGGCGCCTACGCGGAGTTGGTGCGCGCATGA
- a CDS encoding tyrosine-type recombinase/integrase yields MNCRRAARAGRSRTRRRPWHSLRHGLAHRLLARGVPLQVVSALLGHSGIGITADTYGHVSAIVPADVLSAALNRDTDG; encoded by the coding sequence ATGAACTGCAGACGCGCGGCACGCGCCGGCAGGAGTCGAACCCGGCGCCGCCCTTGGCATTCGCTACGGCACGGCCTGGCGCACCGACTCCTGGCCCGAGGAGTGCCGCTGCAAGTGGTCTCGGCGCTGCTGGGGCACTCCGGCATCGGGATCACGGCGGACACGTACGGGCATGTTTCGGCGATCGTTCCCGCCGATGTCCTGTCCGCCGCGCTGAACCGCGATACAGACGGCTAG
- the zwf gene encoding glucose-6-phosphate dehydrogenase — protein sequence MSHTQQVPAPHVIVLFGATGDLAARKLLPGLFHLQVSGLMPIDYRIVGASRRASSDESFRAHATEVVTDFGRTPARGPEWEQFAARTSLVPFSTSDMTELGQAVSRARDELGPDVRTLVYLSIPAQGMPDVIAALPAAGLDDPATRVILEKPFGTDLDSARHLDALLHTILTEDQIFRIDHFLGKEDVQNILALRFGNRFFEPLWNAEHVARVEIDAPETLGVENRAAFYEETGAFRDMVVTHLLQALGFVAMEPPAAFSADALAAGRRAVFDALAPVDPSRVVRGQYAGYREHAQVADDSDTETFVALEVRIDNPRWAGVPILLRTGKHLSQSRNVITLTLRPPDYGIFSAQASLPPNQLSFEVGRRGGLRVRFRAKRPGPTMELASAEFDLPYVQQYNATAGLEAYERLLHDAMLGDHTLFNTSGGIERLWEVGAPLLADPPPVVPYESGSWGPAEADALAAPDGWALPDGHDD from the coding sequence GTGAGCCACACCCAGCAGGTCCCGGCCCCCCACGTCATCGTGCTCTTCGGGGCGACGGGTGATCTTGCCGCACGCAAACTGCTGCCGGGGCTGTTCCATCTGCAGGTCAGCGGTCTCATGCCCATCGACTACCGGATCGTGGGGGCCTCACGCCGGGCGTCGTCGGATGAGTCGTTTCGCGCCCACGCCACCGAAGTGGTCACCGATTTCGGGCGTACTCCCGCCCGCGGCCCGGAGTGGGAGCAGTTCGCTGCACGCACCTCCCTGGTACCGTTCTCGACTTCGGACATGACCGAACTCGGCCAGGCCGTCAGCCGCGCCCGTGACGAGCTCGGCCCCGATGTGCGCACCTTGGTCTATCTGTCGATCCCCGCGCAGGGCATGCCGGATGTGATCGCAGCCCTTCCCGCGGCTGGTCTTGACGACCCAGCGACCCGCGTGATTCTGGAGAAGCCGTTCGGTACCGACCTGGACTCGGCGCGACACCTCGATGCGCTGCTGCACACGATCCTGACTGAGGACCAGATCTTCCGGATCGACCACTTCCTGGGCAAGGAGGACGTGCAGAACATCCTCGCGCTGAGATTCGGCAATAGGTTCTTCGAACCCCTGTGGAACGCCGAGCACGTCGCCCGTGTCGAGATCGATGCTCCGGAGACCTTGGGAGTCGAGAACCGGGCCGCGTTCTACGAGGAGACTGGCGCGTTCCGCGACATGGTGGTCACACACTTGTTGCAGGCTTTGGGTTTCGTCGCGATGGAACCTCCGGCGGCATTCAGCGCCGACGCGCTGGCGGCTGGTCGCCGAGCTGTCTTCGATGCCCTCGCTCCCGTCGATCCGAGTCGCGTGGTCCGCGGGCAGTACGCGGGGTACCGGGAGCACGCCCAGGTTGCTGATGACTCCGACACGGAGACATTCGTGGCGCTTGAGGTGCGTATAGACAACCCCCGCTGGGCGGGGGTGCCGATCCTGTTGCGCACCGGCAAGCACTTGTCGCAGTCCCGTAACGTGATCACGCTGACCTTGCGGCCCCCGGACTATGGGATCTTCTCCGCGCAGGCGAGCCTGCCGCCGAACCAACTGTCCTTCGAGGTCGGCCGTCGGGGAGGGCTGCGAGTCAGGTTCCGGGCCAAGAGGCCCGGACCCACCATGGAACTCGCATCGGCGGAGTTCGACTTGCCTTACGTGCAGCAATACAACGCGACCGCGGGACTCGAGGCCTACGAGCGCCTGTTGCACGATGCGATGCTCGGGGACCACACGCTGTTCAATACTTCCGGTGGGATCGAACGGCTGTGGGAGGTCGGTGCCCCGCTGCTGGCGGATCCGCCCCCCGTGGTCCCTTACGAGTCGGGGTCATGGGGCCCGGCAGAGGCAGATGCCTTGGCCGCCCCTGATGGATGGGCCTTGCCTGATGGTCATGATGATTGA
- a CDS encoding ATP-binding cassette domain-containing protein, with protein MTLPPGTSVQVRSGAVLVFAARTSDDGLGRWVPVTELIGPVTVLGTDLPGAVLLAAPQPGCEFEFLDAADTTSTDGISLTAEATEALAEAAEALERKTSADRLQRDHDVWLVRDALEDLAAAVPGSVETSAADDSSADVTAMRRLAGYMGLPIDPLRLRSAVADSHVSGRDRITALAAACDATVRRQQLPPSWWESQGPPLLLTEKASGAHVVAHWRRGGYAIWDPKTGADTRIDDALAVDLSPTGMLLQPLLDSSRPADLRDLIRLGTRGLGSSVAMLLSVTSVMAVLSAATPVVTGRLTTEVADAGGTSLLAVGAALVLVVVATIPLAAVRGYALRRIRTQAVATSSAAVFERQLRLHMRWHKNRRQNERIVDATAVDTAAGNASDGTIFVLLDTVSVVGALLGAYLMNHWLALAIVAILAVRSVIDIALVRRLSEVSTRAVDADAQSPVLEMLRGSTRLRASGAGSRAYAQWAHFWAAVVRVKVSQGRINTAQQVSAALWPALSLALMLGVIALTMQDSSTAQMLGVIVAGQVALTAANSSLSLAISNIGVLLTSAAMLRRSESILAALPESSSGGEVAPLRGGVDLRDVRYRYDPDSPPLFDGLTLSVRPGEHLALVGPSGSGKTTLLRLVLGLDEPEAGQVSFDGKGLPSLDRAAVRRQIGVVMQSSALLPGSIRDNVDLGRGLTATQVWDVLDRAAVGEDVRAMPMGINTVVVEGGSGISGGQRQRILLARALAGNPRLIILDEATSALDNVSQAAVVANLDQMDITRIVVAHRLSTIRRADRIAVLDGGRIVQEGSYDSLVATPGPFRTLVERQSVDALGTPAG; from the coding sequence GTGACGTTGCCCCCCGGCACGTCAGTGCAGGTCCGCAGCGGTGCGGTGCTGGTGTTCGCGGCTCGCACCAGCGATGACGGTCTGGGGCGTTGGGTACCCGTCACCGAATTGATCGGCCCGGTCACGGTACTCGGCACTGACCTCCCGGGTGCGGTCCTGCTCGCAGCGCCGCAGCCGGGTTGTGAGTTCGAGTTTCTCGACGCGGCCGACACCACATCCACGGATGGCATCAGCCTCACTGCCGAGGCGACCGAGGCGTTGGCCGAGGCTGCTGAGGCGCTAGAGCGCAAGACGTCCGCCGACCGACTCCAGCGTGATCACGACGTTTGGCTGGTGCGAGACGCCTTGGAGGATCTCGCTGCCGCAGTGCCGGGGTCGGTCGAGACGAGTGCCGCCGACGACTCCTCTGCCGACGTAACAGCTATGCGTCGGTTGGCCGGCTACATGGGCTTGCCCATCGATCCTCTCCGGCTGCGGAGCGCGGTGGCGGACTCCCACGTCAGCGGGCGGGATCGCATCACCGCATTGGCCGCAGCCTGTGATGCCACGGTCCGTCGGCAGCAACTGCCGCCGTCGTGGTGGGAGTCACAAGGCCCTCCACTATTGCTCACCGAGAAGGCCTCCGGTGCGCACGTCGTGGCGCATTGGCGCCGTGGTGGTTACGCCATCTGGGATCCCAAGACAGGCGCGGATACCAGGATCGATGATGCGCTCGCCGTGGACCTGTCTCCCACCGGGATGCTGCTGCAACCCTTGCTGGATTCCAGCAGGCCGGCCGACCTGCGGGATCTGATCCGCCTGGGCACCCGCGGGCTCGGGAGTTCGGTCGCCATGCTGTTGTCGGTCACGTCGGTCATGGCGGTACTCAGCGCCGCCACTCCTGTCGTGACCGGCCGGCTGACGACAGAGGTGGCGGACGCGGGGGGCACGTCGTTGCTCGCCGTCGGGGCTGCCCTGGTGCTGGTGGTTGTGGCCACGATCCCTCTGGCCGCGGTCCGTGGGTATGCCCTGCGACGCATCAGGACCCAGGCAGTGGCGACATCATCAGCGGCGGTGTTCGAGCGGCAGCTGCGACTGCACATGCGCTGGCACAAGAACCGTCGCCAGAACGAGCGCATCGTCGACGCGACCGCCGTGGACACTGCGGCAGGCAACGCTTCCGACGGGACGATCTTCGTGCTCCTCGACACGGTGTCGGTTGTCGGTGCGCTGCTGGGTGCGTACCTCATGAATCACTGGCTGGCACTGGCCATCGTCGCCATTCTCGCGGTGCGTTCGGTGATCGACATCGCCCTGGTACGCCGACTCTCCGAAGTGAGTACGCGGGCCGTCGATGCTGACGCTCAGTCACCCGTGCTCGAGATGTTGCGCGGATCCACCCGCCTGCGCGCTTCCGGAGCCGGGAGCCGCGCCTACGCGCAGTGGGCGCACTTCTGGGCCGCCGTGGTGCGGGTCAAGGTCAGCCAAGGGCGGATCAACACCGCCCAGCAGGTGTCGGCCGCCCTCTGGCCGGCGCTCAGCCTGGCTCTCATGCTCGGTGTCATCGCCCTCACCATGCAGGACAGCAGCACTGCGCAAATGCTGGGTGTCATCGTCGCCGGGCAGGTGGCGCTGACAGCAGCCAACTCGTCCTTGTCGTTGGCGATCTCGAATATCGGCGTGCTATTGACGTCCGCAGCAATGCTGCGTCGGTCGGAGTCCATCCTGGCTGCGCTTCCGGAGTCCTCCAGTGGTGGCGAGGTCGCACCGTTGCGCGGTGGCGTCGACCTGCGGGATGTCCGCTACCGCTACGATCCCGATTCGCCGCCCCTCTTCGACGGACTGACGCTGTCGGTCCGTCCGGGCGAACATCTGGCTCTGGTCGGGCCGTCAGGGTCGGGCAAGACCACACTTCTTCGACTGGTCCTCGGGTTGGACGAACCGGAAGCGGGTCAGGTGTCCTTCGACGGTAAGGGTCTGCCCAGTCTGGACCGCGCCGCCGTCCGCCGTCAGATCGGCGTCGTCATGCAGTCATCGGCGTTACTGCCCGGCAGTATCCGCGACAATGTCGATCTCGGCCGAGGCCTGACTGCCACGCAAGTCTGGGACGTGCTTGATCGGGCCGCGGTGGGTGAAGATGTCCGAGCCATGCCGATGGGTATCAACACCGTGGTGGTCGAAGGAGGTAGTGGGATCTCCGGCGGCCAGCGGCAGCGGATCCTGTTGGCCCGGGCACTGGCCGGCAACCCACGGTTAATCATCTTGGACGAGGCGACGTCGGCATTGGACAACGTCAGTCAGGCGGCGGTGGTGGCGAATCTCGATCAGATGGACATCACCAGGATCGTCGTCGCGCACCGGTTGTCCACGATCCGCCGTGCAGACCGCATCGCGGTGCTCGACGGAGGCCGGATCGTGCAGGAAGGCTCCTACGATTCCCTGGTCGCGACTCCAGGTCCGTTCCGCACCTTGGTGGAACGGCAGTCCGTTGATGCGCTGGGAACGCCCGCGGGCTGA
- a CDS encoding HlyD family efflux transporter periplasmic adaptor subunit — translation MEPADTGRRQAVTAMESHEDIERLLPVTSWRSWMLALTGLILVAAALLYAGATSKTITVTGTGRAADLYGVRLVTSTVSGQFDDFTVDSGQVVKNGQVIGYVITGNERVPQRAQVDGRVLGLAQRPGDPVSVGDWLTTIAASESDGTQVIATFDDQDGTQVQPQQQVIVTVVAALSEGVGGTGTVVSGVVREVAPGMAARDVRLGLALPEEPAAEQTVAIIALDEHVDPGSVVKAEVVVSERNLLQQVLGRS, via the coding sequence ATGGAGCCTGCGGACACTGGTCGCCGGCAAGCGGTGACAGCGATGGAGTCCCACGAGGACATCGAGCGACTCCTGCCGGTGACCAGTTGGCGATCGTGGATGTTGGCGTTGACAGGACTGATCCTGGTGGCGGCCGCCCTGTTGTACGCGGGCGCGACCAGCAAAACGATCACCGTGACCGGCACCGGGCGGGCGGCTGATCTTTACGGTGTCCGTCTGGTCACGTCGACAGTTTCGGGGCAGTTCGATGACTTCACTGTCGATTCTGGCCAGGTCGTCAAGAACGGCCAGGTCATCGGCTACGTGATCACGGGCAATGAGCGCGTGCCGCAGCGGGCGCAGGTCGACGGTCGGGTGCTGGGCCTGGCGCAACGTCCCGGAGACCCCGTGAGTGTCGGGGACTGGCTGACCACCATCGCCGCCAGCGAATCCGACGGCACGCAGGTCATCGCGACTTTCGACGATCAGGACGGCACACAAGTGCAGCCGCAGCAACAGGTCATCGTGACGGTGGTGGCCGCCCTCTCGGAGGGGGTGGGCGGCACAGGGACCGTTGTCAGTGGGGTCGTCAGAGAAGTAGCCCCCGGCATGGCTGCCCGGGACGTCCGGCTGGGCCTGGCTCTGCCCGAGGAACCGGCAGCAGAACAGACTGTGGCCATCATCGCGCTCGACGAACACGTGGACCCAGGGTCCGTCGTCAAGGCCGAAGTCGTCGTCAGCGAGCGCAATCTCCTGCAGCAGGTGCTGGGACGGTCATGA
- a CDS encoding YoaK family protein, with the protein MNAPPSAPEPSRATAATRSYMTGVMSLGVICGIVDATCLLALGGVFAERMTGNLLLLSVFLGAGELSSERLVAYVGAIAPFMMGALAAGIATNGRHPHAARVVGYRVEWVFIVAATVTAVIVSAGIPGDQSESLFLTDGIIDEDMIPPPARLVIVGLLAFAMGIHNALMRRHGVSDVATNVLTLTLAGLVSESRLARGVSTQWQRRLGSILLYMVGAVIGAALLRWDVSAPLVAASILFTIVLWPLTRGPRPAPVT; encoded by the coding sequence GTGAATGCTCCCCCATCGGCTCCAGAACCTTCGCGGGCCACCGCTGCGACCCGCTCCTACATGACGGGTGTGATGAGCCTCGGTGTCATCTGCGGGATCGTCGACGCCACCTGTCTGTTGGCGCTGGGTGGCGTCTTCGCAGAGCGCATGACGGGCAACCTGCTACTGCTCTCGGTGTTCCTGGGTGCAGGGGAACTGTCATCCGAGCGACTCGTTGCATACGTGGGTGCGATCGCTCCGTTCATGATGGGCGCTCTGGCAGCCGGAATCGCCACCAACGGGCGCCATCCACACGCGGCACGGGTAGTCGGCTACCGCGTCGAGTGGGTGTTCATCGTCGCCGCCACGGTCACAGCGGTCATCGTCTCGGCTGGGATTCCCGGCGACCAGTCCGAGAGCCTGTTCCTGACCGACGGCATCATCGACGAGGACATGATTCCCCCGCCGGCTCGGTTGGTGATCGTCGGACTACTGGCCTTCGCAATGGGGATTCACAACGCCTTGATGCGTCGACACGGAGTCTCGGATGTCGCGACCAACGTGCTGACCTTGACGCTGGCTGGGCTGGTGTCGGAGTCACGCCTCGCGCGCGGTGTTTCGACTCAATGGCAGAGGCGCCTGGGGTCCATCCTGCTGTACATGGTCGGAGCAGTGATCGGAGCCGCTCTGCTGAGGTGGGACGTGTCAGCACCCCTCGTGGCCGCCTCCATCCTCTTCACAATCGTGCTGTGGCCGCTCACGCGTGGGCCGCGGCCGGCTCCGGTGACCTGA
- a CDS encoding YbjQ family protein — MTSNADTPIAEAIPCTTAFEVPGHDIVQHLGLTWGVLVRSVGFAKGFTGGFKAMRAGEVPQYTDVVDQARRDALERLIQHAQSLGANAVIGVRFDSSDVGADSGLSEILAYGTAVVIQPKA; from the coding sequence ATGACCAGCAACGCGGACACTCCCATCGCCGAAGCCATCCCCTGCACCACAGCATTCGAGGTTCCGGGCCATGACATCGTCCAACACCTTGGTCTCACCTGGGGCGTTTTGGTCCGCTCCGTGGGGTTCGCCAAAGGCTTCACGGGCGGCTTCAAGGCCATGCGTGCAGGAGAGGTGCCGCAGTACACCGACGTCGTGGACCAAGCTCGCCGTGATGCGCTCGAGAGGCTCATCCAGCACGCCCAGAGTCTGGGCGCCAACGCGGTGATCGGAGTGCGTTTTGACTCCTCGGACGTGGGCGCCGATTCCGGACTGTCGGAGATCCTGGCCTACGGAACGGCTGTGGTCATTCAGCCCAAGGCTTGA